DNA sequence from the Parcubacteria group bacterium genome:
CGCAACGCCCGGGCTGAACGGTTCGCGGACCGGCGCGGTTTTGGGCTTGCCCGCCGCAACCGCGCTGCTGCGCTTTTCGGATCCCGCGAACAGAGCGGAAGGGAGCGGCGCGCCTTCGGGCAAATCCGCGGCCCGCTCTGCGGGGAGAGCGATGGCGCTACCCTTCTTTTGCGAAAGCGGGCCTTGGGAAGACTTAAACGCAAGCGCGGGCTCTGCTGTTTTTTTCCTGCGGCCGAACACGCTCAACACGCGCGAGAAAAAAGAAGGTTTCTTCGGCTTGGGGACGTCCGGTTTCTTGCCCGTGAAAGCGTCCGTATACTCAACGAGCGGCCCGGCTGACGGCGCGGGAACAGGCCGCTTCTTGGCCGCAAGGTCCTTGGGAAGCAGGTCAATGTCAGTTGATTTTGCAGGCGGCATAATTCAAAAATATGTCATCAGGGCGTATCGCCCTATTCTATCTCCCGCATGGCAAGCCCGATTGCGACTCCCATCCGCGGGGCAATCTGCTCCAAAACGCCGCCCAGGTCTTTGGGGTAGGATACGCGAGCCCAGGGATTCCCAATGAACACTTTCGCGTTCAGGGATGACGCAATGTAGCCGGGGAGAGACGAGAGAAAGGCTGATCCGCCGGTCAACAGGATTTTTTCAATGGCAAAGTTTGAGCGCTGCTGAAGCTCAAGCGTGTATTTCATTTCCGAAATGACCGGGGCAAAACTCTGCTGTATGACGCTGGCAATTCCCCCGCCGCCTGAAGAAGCTACAGTTCCGGCGGAAGAGGCTATGCCCGTGTCGCGCTTGAACTGCTCTGCCCGCTCCGGCGAGACTCCCATGCTGTCCGCAACCGCGCGCGTGACCGTTGAACCCCCCACGTTGATGGAGCGCGAAAACACGGGAACGCCCTTTCTCACGACCGTGACGTCCGTGGTGAGCGCGCCCACATCCGCAATCAAAATTGAGCCGTCTTCGTTGCCGACCAGGCTCCGCGAGAGGGCAAATGACTCGGTTTCAAGGCTTAAAAGCGTAATGCCGGCAATCTTAAACACCGCCACATACCGCTCCACCAGGTGCCGCGGAGCCGCGGTGAGCAGAATCTGGGCCACGGTCTTGCACTTTGCCAGGTTTGAATTTTTGTCGGCCGCGGCGATCTTTTGTTTCTGCGCTTCTTGTTCCGCGCGCTCTGCATCGGTCATATCTTCTTCGCCCTCTTCCAAAGCCAGCTCGTTCAGAATTTTCCAGTCCAGAACCACGTTCTCTATGGGCATGGGCACGAACTTCTTTGCTTCCCAGCTTACTGCCTCGGCAAGCTGTTTTTCCCCGAGTTTGGGCAGGCTGATGACGCTTGAAAACACGGAAAAGTTCGGAAGCGCGGCAACCGCCGACCGTGAACGCGCGCCTGTTTTTTTAAGCAAGGCGATCAGCGCTCCGGCGATTTTTTGGTTGTCAGAGGTATTGTCCCCGCTCTCGCTCGGCCGGGCCATGGATGACTCCAGCTCTACCATGCCGTAGGTAACGAGCCGCGGGCGGCCCCCCACGCTCTCAAGCTCAACGAGCTTGATGGAGTTGGTGCCGATGTCAATGCCAAGATATGATGATATTTTGCTTTTGAAAAGATTCAGCATGGAGGTTTTGTTTTACTTATACACACGATTACACACGATGAAATGCTACACATCAATTATACAACAAAAACAAAAAAACACCAAAACTTCTCCCAAGCTACCAAGATTATTTCGGCGCTATTCTGTCAACCAGAGTGACCCCCAGGGGATTTATCCACTTTTTACTGTTTGACTGCCTTTTTTTAATAATATACAATGGAATGGAGAAAAAATCACCTTTCCATCAAACATATTAATATATGGCTACCGACAACCTTATTGCCAAACTATATCAATCCCCAAAGACAATCCTGACCACAAAGGATATCGCTTTGATTTGGCGGGAAACTAACACAGTCAATCTGCTCTCAAAGATCAAATATTATGCTAAGCAAGGATCATTGATCCGTCTGACTCGCGGCGTATTTGCAAAAAATAACGAGTACGACGCCAAAGAACTGGCAACGAGCATCTATACTCCTTCCTACATAAGTTTTGAGACGGTTCTGCGGGAAGCCGGCATTATTTTCCAACACCATGACTCTATCTTCGTAGCCGGTCCCTATCCGGCTACAAAAAAAATTGATGGCCATGCCATCACGTTCAGAAAGCTGAAAGACAGCGTTCTCTACAACGCGCGCGGCATCAAGAATGAAAAGAATTACAGCATCGCCACGCCGGAACGGGCATTCCTGGACACCATCTACGCATCGCCTAAATTTTATTTCGACAACCTGCGATCCATTAACTGGGAGCTATGCTTTGAGCTCGTAAAAATTTACGAAAACAAACAACTGGTGAAGCGATTAAAAAAATACCAAAAATATGCTGAATAAAGAAAAACATCAGCTGATAATGGGACGGATCTTGCGGGACATGTATTCCGACACCTCCATTTCATCCCTCATTGGATTCAAAGGCGGCACCTGCGCCTACTTTTTCTACGGCCTTGCCAGATTCTCCGTTGATTTGGATTTTGATTTATTTACGAGCGACAAAGCGACCCAACAGATAGTCTATGAGAAAATCGGCGGCATGCTCAAGGCGTACGGCGAAGTGAAAGATCAGTACATCAAACGCAACACGATATTCTTTCTGCTCTCTTACGGCGACGCCGATCACAACGTGAAAGTCGAAGTGAACGTGAGGATTTTGATGCCCGACATCAAAGAACATTACGAGATGAAAGAGTATCTCGGCATTTCCATGCTGGCCGGCAAGAAAGACTATCTTTTTGCCGGCAAACTGGCCGCTCTGACTGATCGTAGATTGCTTGCCATGCGCGACATTTACGACGTTTGGTTTTTTGCCAAAAACAATTGGGACATAAATGCCGACGTGCTCAAAGCAAGAACCGGCAAAACTATCAGAGAACACATAGCTGACTGCATTCCGGTTATCGAAAGGGTCAAAGATAGTGAAATCTTGCGCGGATGGGCTGAACTGCTGCCGGGTGACAAAGAGAAAGCCTGGATTAAAACCCATCTAAGAAAAGAGGCGGTGTTTTTGCTTAAAAACTACCAATCTGTATTAAAATAGCGGAGAAGTCAATACCTTGCCTTTAATGCGTTTAGCATCAATCAAGCCAAAGACCGTGCTGTCATCAGTGCCCCCGGGCCGGTTGCCCAGGACGAGATAGGCGCCATCCGGAATGGTTCCATAGTCCCGCGCGTACAGCCTTAGCATGGCTGTCTTGTTTTCCGGAAGCAGGTATGGTTCGCCTTCGGAGTTGACGAGCGCCTCGCCATTGACCAAAACCCGGCTTCTGCCGTCCGGCTGTTCCGCAAGCCCAAGCGTGTCCCCGGGAATGGCTTTGACGAATTTGACGAGATACCCGTTATCACCGGGCTGTTTGATGACTACCATGTCTCCTGTCTTGATTGGGTCGCGCTGGTATGCGGCCGTGTCCACGCGGATGATTTGGCCTCTAAACAAAATCGGTTCCATGGAAGCGCCGGTTACCGTAAACTCCGCAATGTCCGCAGAGCGTTCTGATTCCGGCGCGCCGCCGCTCTCCTCCGAAATAATATTTCTGAAAACGAACGCCAAAACAGCAACGAACGCCAAAACTAAAACCAGCGCGGACATGATCCGGCCGGTTCGCTTGCGTATACTACTAAACACTGGCGCGCGCATACTGCGCTATGGGGCAATCCACTCAATGAGAACATAACCATTCCCGCCGCTGCCGCCGCTTCTATCAGTACCATTGTCGCCGCCGCCACCGCCACCGCCACCGCCCTTGGTGCCTGCGAAGCCGTTGGTTTCACTGTTGCCGCCGGTGCCGCCGGTGCCGCCGGGCGCTATGATAGACGCGGCGCCGCCGCCGCCGCCGCCGCCGTTAGTGCCTCTCGAGCCCCCACTGCTCCCGAACATTGTGGTAGCCCCGGATTGTCCGGCGACGTTGTAACCCCCTCCACCACCGCCACCACCCCCAATCATCTGGTTCCATGCGGTTCCATTGTACCCAAGCGAAGGAACTGCTCCGCCAGCTCCGCCGTTACCGCCAACTGCTCCTCCAACTCCTAGCCCAATATGTCCTCCTCTGCCGCCAGTGCCGCCGCTGTCACCTCGTACTCCACCCAAACCCCCATTCACCGAAACGCATGACCCAAAAGCCGTTATTCCTCCAGTTCCACCCGTGGTTTGATATGCTCCTATTCCTCCGGATCCGATTGTTACTGATACGTCTCCGCTGACAGTGCAGGGCCATTTTAGAACACTGGCTCCACTGCCTCCTCCTCCTCCTCCTTTTACGTTGGGGGCGTCCCCACCACCCCCGCCCCCACCACCACCGACCGCGGTTACCCACACCAAGGTCACGCCTGCCGGCCGGGTCCAGGTGCCGGAAGCGGTAAACTCCTGCGATTGCGACACAGCGCCGCCTGCCGCGGCAACCGTGGCATCAACATACGATTTGTTGGCGGCATCTGTGCCTAAGGTCGGGGTTGATACGCCCAGGATGCGGCCGGCAACCGTGAGCTGTCCGGTTGTGCTCGCGTTCCCGAATTCGTCAACCAAAAACACGGTCGCGTTTGCGCCGTTGTTGATTTGAAAAGTCTCTGTTCCTGGACTCGTTAATTCATCAGAATCAAGCCGAATCTGGTAGCCCTTGTAGCTGTTGGCGTAAAAGTGGGGGTTCGCGGTCTGGGTTGAGGTTAGGCTTGCCCCTTGGAGCGTGAGCGCCGAGAATGTCGGGCTGTCCGTGGTGCGGAGGTTCTGGTTCATCAAATACACCTCGGTTGCGCCCTGGCCAGTATCAATAGTGGTAAAGGTCTGCTGGCTGGTCCAGGTGTTGGCATTGCCCAGGTTGAGCGCGAGCGTGTATGGGCTCACCGCGGTTCCCAAGCCGCTCCGCGTGAGTGTTGTATTGGTCGCGGCCGTGACCTCGTTGCCGATGACGCCGTCCGCTTCCGCAGCGCCAGTCGGGCAGTTGGTGCCGTCCTGGCGGCACACGTTTTGCCCCGCGACCGTGATGTTGGCGGCAGCCGCGAGCACGCCGGCGGTTGAGATGGTTACGTCGTTGGTGGTTCCGGCGCGCCTAAACAGGAGATTGTCGGTGAGGTTGTCTGTGCCCACGAACCATTTCTCGGTTCCCTGGCGCGCCACGCGCAAACCGGTCCAGTAGTTGGCTGCGTCGTTTGAATCTGTGTTGACGATTGCGGTGACGCTGTCGTCGTACACATGCACCGGATAGCCGGGCGCGCTCGCGGCGCTTATGGTAATGCGGTTTGTCGTGGTGTTGCCCGCGTTTGTGACGGTCTGCAGGGTCGGCGTGGTTCCGGCCTGGCAGTTGCTCCCATCCGCAAGGCACACGGCCTTTCCGTTGATGGTCACGCCCGCATCCCCGCCTGACTGCTTAAGAACCAGCAGGTTGTTGCTGGCTGCGCTCCAGAACCTAAGCTCGTCGGTGGCATCGTCCTGGTAGGCGGCCCAGTACGGGCTGGCGGCGGACTGAATGTCAATTTCCGCGTTGCCGGAAGCGGTCTTGACGTGGAGCTGTTTGTTGGGGGTAGTGATGCCGATGCCGACGTTGCCGGAGGTGTTCCAGATGCCTGAACCCGGAAACGCGGTGTTCGCGCTAAAGGTCTGCTGGCTGGTCCAGGTGTTGGCATTGCCCAGGTTGAGCGCGAGCGTGTATGGGCTCACCGCGGTTCCGGAGCCGCTCCGCGTGAGCGTGGCATTTGCCGCGTCCGTAACCTCGTTGCCGATGATGCCGTCCGCTTCCGCCACCGACGGCCAGCTTGATTTGCAGTCCCCCTGGATGCACAGCTGGACCGCATTGAGCGTGCCCGCGCCTTTTTTGCCGCCGGTGGCATTTCCCACTTGCCCTTCTAAAGTATAAAAAGACGGGGTGGTGACTAAATAAGCGGCATCCGGGTTATAGGGACCTCCGGCCAAACCGCCCTCGGCCCTGATGCCCTGGTCAGAGTAAACGCTTTTGCTGCCGTACGACCGAATCCAGGTGGCGTCAGACATGTACCAGCCCCCGCCATAGGTGCCGTTGTACCAGCCCGTGGCGCCATACGAGCGATGCCAGCCGGCGCCATCGTCAATCACAATCTGGCCATCAACGCTGATGCCGGCATTGGCGGCTGTGACGCCGGTTATTGTCAAACTGCCGGCAATGGTGTTGTCTCCTGCTGCGGTTGAGTGCAGCCACTTGGCTTCCAACTCACCGGAAGGAACGTACACATTGCCGCCGATGGTTGTGTTTCCGGCGAACGCCGAAGCGTCAGAGCCGGTGTTCAGAACAGTCAACAGGTTCGGCGTGGTTCCGGCTGGGCAGTTAGTGCCGTCCTGGCGGCACACGTTCTGGCCGGCCACGGTGATGTTGGTGGTAGCCGCGAGCACGCCGGAGGTTGAGATGGTCACGTCATTGGTGGTTCCGGCGCGCCTAAACAGCAGGCTCTCACTGCCGGAGTCATCTATGCCCACGAACCATTTCTCGCTCCCCTGGCGCGCCACGCGCAGGCCGCTCCACCGCTTGACGCCGTCGTCACTGTCCGTGCTGACGATTGAGGTTGAGTTGTTGTCCATGACATGGAGCGGGTACCCGGGGCCCGCAGTGCCGATGCCGACGTTGCCGTTGTCGTACACCGTGGAGTTGCCCAAAGACGAGGCGCCGGTCCACTTGGAGATATAGTTCGTTGAACCGGAACCTGTGATGGTACCTGCGCCCGAGCTGTCGGCCGCGCAGGCCCACGCGCCGCCGACGCGCTTTGGAATCTCGTTGTTCGCGCAGTTCTGGCCCCACTCGGCGAACTCAATGGTCTGTCCGAAGAGCGACACGTTTGCGGAAAGCCGGGTATCGGGTATGGACCCGACAACCAGGCTCCCGCTCTGGTCAACACGGAAGATGTCAGCCGTATTTGCGCTGTTGCGGATGTTGAGCGGGCTCCAGTCGGATGCGGACACGATGCGGATGCCCTCCTGGGAGGTTTCGGGGTTAACCTGCAGTTTGGCG
Encoded proteins:
- the pilM gene encoding pilus assembly protein PilM — translated: MLNLFKSKISSYLGIDIGTNSIKLVELESVGGRPRLVTYGMVELESSMARPSESGDNTSDNQKIAGALIALLKKTGARSRSAVAALPNFSVFSSVISLPKLGEKQLAEAVSWEAKKFVPMPIENVVLDWKILNELALEEGEEDMTDAERAEQEAQKQKIAAADKNSNLAKCKTVAQILLTAAPRHLVERYVAVFKIAGITLLSLETESFALSRSLVGNEDGSILIADVGALTTDVTVVRKGVPVFSRSINVGGSTVTRAVADSMGVSPERAEQFKRDTGIASSAGTVASSGGGGIASVIQQSFAPVISEMKYTLELQQRSNFAIEKILLTGGSAFLSSLPGYIASSLNAKVFIGNPWARVSYPKDLGGVLEQIAPRMGVAIGLAMREIE
- a CDS encoding nucleotidyl transferase AbiEii/AbiGii toxin family protein — its product is MLNKEKHQLIMGRILRDMYSDTSISSLIGFKGGTCAYFFYGLARFSVDLDFDLFTSDKATQQIVYEKIGGMLKAYGEVKDQYIKRNTIFFLLSYGDADHNVKVEVNVRILMPDIKEHYEMKEYLGISMLAGKKDYLFAGKLAALTDRRLLAMRDIYDVWFFAKNNWDINADVLKARTGKTIREHIADCIPVIERVKDSEILRGWAELLPGDKEKAWIKTHLRKEAVFLLKNYQSVLK
- the lepB gene encoding signal peptidase I; amino-acid sequence: MRAPVFSSIRKRTGRIMSALVLVLAFVAVLAFVFRNIISEESGGAPESERSADIAEFTVTGASMEPILFRGQIIRVDTAAYQRDPIKTGDMVVIKQPGDNGYLVKFVKAIPGDTLGLAEQPDGRSRVLVNGEALVNSEGEPYLLPENKTAMLRLYARDYGTIPDGAYLVLGNRPGGTDDSTVFGLIDAKRIKGKVLTSPLF